In the Athene noctua chromosome 25, bAthNoc1.hap1.1, whole genome shotgun sequence genome, one interval contains:
- the NBR1 gene encoding next to BRCA1 gene 1 protein isoform X1 encodes MLGPSGRLLGLRSPPEERGMEPQVNIRVTCCGETQSFLVSDSAHTTWADVEAMVKVSFDLDNIQIKYIDEDNDEVSVNSKGKIHISFPFSLEEYEEALKIAVKQGNQLQMNVYEENSSLKETSYSCSLQLHEKTVTEKLALLKDGKKPLLHYSMLAQGLEEDLKNEKELTIQQKLNPTRTGRTDENPPEWFTSYLETFREQIVKETVEKLEQKLHEKLVHQSQPPDFSESSITAAPPTSESQSGNGNQCDWLISCCNCQARIVGVRYQCSLCPAYNICEQCEAGTYAHDPNHVLLKLRRPVLCIAENYSLAEFSSPLPATLEQVRLQKQMDKRFLKAEKQRLRAEKKQRKAEVRELKKQLKLHRKIHLWNSVHVLETSGSPTLKSESLQPNTFLNPSQPFQAIVPTLSAVFVDENLPDGTHLQPGTKFIKHWRMKNTGNVEWSSDTKLKLMWGNLTLASSEKKDVLVPSLPSGQVGTVSVEFVAPNIEGTYTSHWRLSHRGEQFGPRIWCSIVVDPSPATDYLESNWKDSDSCQKDKASSTKQDASLKTEAGTQLMGEIMEQAEIPLPAIPLKIKNLPSEREFYIPSVDLLTAQDLLSFELLDINIVQELERVPHNTPVDMTPCMSPLPRDSPLLEKPGLGQIEEENEGSGFKPVPGMVEACFPADTCIVKVKAEHPLNQEEGEEDMSGTQFVCETVIRSLTLDAAPDHKPPQKKKILQNSLQTSQDTFSCNMINEESPRIKTNSTSKKEAKIHQSGAMTENGCGDLALSERASPCSDTGSSDEEDDDNDVQSQASSASSEDYIIILPECFDTSRPLGESMYSSALSQPSLEKAGEPETGPENPEGGSQSEIQRVSNTLTTSQTLAAVPLTPEAADTSPQTRRNLASLQNGVFQEPSPSASENVSSSPHNQIREEPSGEDSHRPGSSGFLSSKQKCSEYPRYPQGSSIAGELVKGALSVAASAYKALFAGPPTVEQQPVATEEHTATLLSSLCEMGFCDRQLNLRLLKKHNNNMVQVVTELLQISNSDWYSSRC; translated from the exons ATTGCAGTTAAACAAGGAAATCAACTTCAGATGAATGTGTATGAAGAAAACTCTTCTCTGAAAGAAACTTCGTATTCTTGTTCTTTGCAACTACATGAAAAAACTGTGACAGAAAAGTTGGCACTTCTTAAAGATGGGAAGAAACCTCTTTTGCACTATTCCATGCTAGCTCAGGGGTTAGAAGAagacttaaaaaatgaaaaggagttGACAATTCAG caaaagTTAAATCCGACTAGAACAGGAAGAACAGATGAAAATCCTCCAGAATGGTTTACTAGCTACTTGGAAACA ttcaggGAACAAATAGTTAAGGAAACTGTTGAGAAACTGGAGCAGAAGCTGCACGAGAAGCTTGTTCATCAGAGTCAGCCTCCAGATTTTTCTGAGAGCTCTATTACAGCAGCACCTCCAACTTCAGAGAGCCAGTCAGGGAATGGCAACCAGTGCGACTGGCTGATCTCCTGCTGCAACTGCCAGGCCCGAATTGTTGGAGTTCGCTACCAGTGCAG CCTTTGTCCAGCCTACAATATCTGTGAGCAGTGTGAAGCAGGAACATATGCCCACGACCCTAATCACGTCTTGTTAAAGCTCCGAAGACCTGTTCTATGTATTGCTGAGAATTACAGCCTTGCAGAGTTTTCATCTCCCCTGCCTGCTACTCTGGAGCAAGTTAG GCTCCAGAAACAGATGGACAAAAGATTTCTgaaggcagaaaagcaaagattacgagcagagaagaaacagcgAAAGGCAGAGGTCCGAGAactcaaaaagcagctgaaattgCACAGGAAAATTCATCTGTGGAACTCTGTCCATGTACTGGAAACTAGTGGCTCACCTACTCTGAAATCTGAGAGTCTTCAACCTAATACCTTCCT GAATCCTAGTCAACCCTTCCAAGCAATTGTCCCAACACTAAGTGCGGTGTTTGTGGATGAGAACTTGCCAGATGGGACTCACTTGCAACCAGGAACAAAATTTATCAAACACTGGCGAATGAAGAATACTGGCAATGTGGAATGGAGCTCAGACACAAAG CTGAAACTTATGTGGGGAAATCTGACCTTggcttcttctgaaaaaaaagatgtgttaGTGCCATCCCTTCCATCAGGACAAGTAGGAACTGTCTCAGTTGAGTTTGTAGCTCCTAATATAGAAGGAACTTACACCTCTCACTGGAGACTGTCACACAGAGGGGAGCAGTTTGGACCCAGGATCTGGTGCAGTATTGTTGTGGATCCCTCCCCAGCTACTGACTATCTAGAAAGCAATTGGAAGGATTCTGACTCCTGTCAGAAGGACAAAGCTTCCAGCACCAAACAG gaTGCTTCCTTAAAGACAGAAGCAGGTACTCAACTGATGGGTGAAATCATGGAGCAGGCTGAAATACCTCTGCCAGCTATTCCTTTAAAGATCAAAAATCTGCCAAGTGAGAGAGAATTTTATATCCCATCTGTTGATCTCCTCACGGCACAG GATTTGCTGTCTTTTGAGCTGTTGGACATCAATATTGTGCAGGAGTTGGAGCGGGTGCCACACAATACTCCTGTTG ACATGACCCCGTGCATGTCCCCTTTGCCACGTGATAGCCCCTTGTTGGAGAAACCTGGCTTAGGTCAGATAGAGGAGGAGAATGAGGGGAGTGGATTTAAACCAGTACCTG gaaTGGTGGAAGCCTGCTTTCCAGCAGATACTTGCATAGTGAAAGTTAAAGCTGAACATCCACTGAAccaggaggagggggaagaagataTGAGCGGGACTCAGTTTGTCTGTGAAACTGTAATTCGCTCGCTAACCCTGGATGCTGCACCTGACCATAAGCccccacagaaaaagaaaatcctccaGA ACTCTTTACAAACATCTCAAGACACTTTCAGTTGCAATATGATAAATGAAGAATCTCCTAGGATAAAAACTAATTCCACTTCCAAAAAGGAGGCAAAGATTCATCAGTCGGGGGCAATGACAGAAAATGGTTGTG gGGACCTTGCCCTGTCTGAGAGAGCAAGTCCCTGTAGTGATACCGGCAGTTCTGATGAGGAAGATGATGATAATGATGTTCAAAGCCAAGCCTCTTCTGCTTCATCAGAGGATTATATCATTATCCTCCCGGAGTGCTTTGACACCAGCCGTCCTTTAGGAGAGTCCATGTATAGTTCAGCTCTGTCTCAGCCCAGCTTGGAGAAGGCAGGAGAACCTGAAACAGGGCCAGAGAATCCGGAAGGGGGAAGCCAGTCAGAGATTCAGCGTGTCAGCAATACTCTGACAACCTCACAAACACTGGCTGCGGTGCCACTGACCCCAGAGGCCGCCGACACCTCGCCCCAGACGCGAAG GAATCTTGCATCTCTTCAGAATGGTGTCTTCCAAGAACCAAGCCCATCTGCTTCAGAGAATGTGTCTTCTAGTCCTCATAATCAAATAAGAGAAG aaCCCAGTGGTGAAGACAGTCACAGACCAGGATCTTCTGGATTTCTAAGTAGTAAACAGAAGTGCTCAGAATACCCAAG ATACCCTCAAGGAAGCAGCATTGCAGGAGAACTGGTTAAAGGAGCTTTGTCGGTTGCCGCTTCTGCCTACAAAGCATTGTTTGCTGGACCACCCACTGTAGAACAG CAGCCTGTGGCGACAGAGGAGCACACTGCCACTCTTCTGTCCAGTCTGTGTGAGATGGGATTCTGTGACAGGCAGTTAAACCTACGGCTGCTGAAGAAACACAACAATAACATGGTTCAAGTGGTAACTGAGTTGCTTCAGATCAGTAACAGTGACTGGTACAGCAGCAGGTGCTGA
- the NBR1 gene encoding next to BRCA1 gene 1 protein isoform X3: MLGPSGRLLGLRSPPEERGMEPQVNIRVTCCGETQSFLVSDSAHTTWADVEAMVKVSFDLDNIQIKYIDEDNDEVSVNSKEEYEEALKIAVKQGNQLQMNVYEENSSLKETSYSCSLQLHEKTVTEKLALLKDGKKPLLHYSMLAQGLEEDLKNEKELTIQQKLNPTRTGRTDENPPEWFTSYLETFREQIVKETVEKLEQKLHEKLVHQSQPPDFSESSITAAPPTSESQSGNGNQCDWLISCCNCQARIVGVRYQCSLCPAYNICEQCEAGTYAHDPNHVLLKLRRPVLCIAENYSLAEFSSPLPATLEQVRLQKQMDKRFLKAEKQRLRAEKKQRKAEVRELKKQLKLHRKIHLWNSVHVLETSGSPTLKSESLQPNTFLNPSQPFQAIVPTLSAVFVDENLPDGTHLQPGTKFIKHWRMKNTGNVEWSSDTKLKLMWGNLTLASSEKKDVLVPSLPSGQVGTVSVEFVAPNIEGTYTSHWRLSHRGEQFGPRIWCSIVVDPSPATDYLESNWKDSDSCQKDKASSTKQDASLKTEAGTQLMGEIMEQAEIPLPAIPLKIKNLPSEREFYIPSVDLLTAQDLLSFELLDINIVQELERVPHNTPVDMTPCMSPLPRDSPLLEKPGLGQIEEENEGSGFKPVPGMVEACFPADTCIVKVKAEHPLNQEEGEEDMSGTQFVCETVIRSLTLDAAPDHKPPQKKKILQNSLQTSQDTFSCNMINEESPRIKTNSTSKKEAKIHQSGAMTENGCGDLALSERASPCSDTGSSDEEDDDNDVQSQASSASSEDYIIILPECFDTSRPLGESMYSSALSQPSLEKAGEPETGPENPEGGSQSEIQRVSNTLTTSQTLAAVPLTPEAADTSPQTRRNLASLQNGVFQEPSPSASENVSSSPHNQIREEPSGEDSHRPGSSGFLSSKQKCSEYPRYPQGSSIAGELVKGALSVAASAYKALFAGPPTVEQQPVATEEHTATLLSSLCEMGFCDRQLNLRLLKKHNNNMVQVVTELLQISNSDWYSSRC, from the exons ATTGCAGTTAAACAAGGAAATCAACTTCAGATGAATGTGTATGAAGAAAACTCTTCTCTGAAAGAAACTTCGTATTCTTGTTCTTTGCAACTACATGAAAAAACTGTGACAGAAAAGTTGGCACTTCTTAAAGATGGGAAGAAACCTCTTTTGCACTATTCCATGCTAGCTCAGGGGTTAGAAGAagacttaaaaaatgaaaaggagttGACAATTCAG caaaagTTAAATCCGACTAGAACAGGAAGAACAGATGAAAATCCTCCAGAATGGTTTACTAGCTACTTGGAAACA ttcaggGAACAAATAGTTAAGGAAACTGTTGAGAAACTGGAGCAGAAGCTGCACGAGAAGCTTGTTCATCAGAGTCAGCCTCCAGATTTTTCTGAGAGCTCTATTACAGCAGCACCTCCAACTTCAGAGAGCCAGTCAGGGAATGGCAACCAGTGCGACTGGCTGATCTCCTGCTGCAACTGCCAGGCCCGAATTGTTGGAGTTCGCTACCAGTGCAG CCTTTGTCCAGCCTACAATATCTGTGAGCAGTGTGAAGCAGGAACATATGCCCACGACCCTAATCACGTCTTGTTAAAGCTCCGAAGACCTGTTCTATGTATTGCTGAGAATTACAGCCTTGCAGAGTTTTCATCTCCCCTGCCTGCTACTCTGGAGCAAGTTAG GCTCCAGAAACAGATGGACAAAAGATTTCTgaaggcagaaaagcaaagattacgagcagagaagaaacagcgAAAGGCAGAGGTCCGAGAactcaaaaagcagctgaaattgCACAGGAAAATTCATCTGTGGAACTCTGTCCATGTACTGGAAACTAGTGGCTCACCTACTCTGAAATCTGAGAGTCTTCAACCTAATACCTTCCT GAATCCTAGTCAACCCTTCCAAGCAATTGTCCCAACACTAAGTGCGGTGTTTGTGGATGAGAACTTGCCAGATGGGACTCACTTGCAACCAGGAACAAAATTTATCAAACACTGGCGAATGAAGAATACTGGCAATGTGGAATGGAGCTCAGACACAAAG CTGAAACTTATGTGGGGAAATCTGACCTTggcttcttctgaaaaaaaagatgtgttaGTGCCATCCCTTCCATCAGGACAAGTAGGAACTGTCTCAGTTGAGTTTGTAGCTCCTAATATAGAAGGAACTTACACCTCTCACTGGAGACTGTCACACAGAGGGGAGCAGTTTGGACCCAGGATCTGGTGCAGTATTGTTGTGGATCCCTCCCCAGCTACTGACTATCTAGAAAGCAATTGGAAGGATTCTGACTCCTGTCAGAAGGACAAAGCTTCCAGCACCAAACAG gaTGCTTCCTTAAAGACAGAAGCAGGTACTCAACTGATGGGTGAAATCATGGAGCAGGCTGAAATACCTCTGCCAGCTATTCCTTTAAAGATCAAAAATCTGCCAAGTGAGAGAGAATTTTATATCCCATCTGTTGATCTCCTCACGGCACAG GATTTGCTGTCTTTTGAGCTGTTGGACATCAATATTGTGCAGGAGTTGGAGCGGGTGCCACACAATACTCCTGTTG ACATGACCCCGTGCATGTCCCCTTTGCCACGTGATAGCCCCTTGTTGGAGAAACCTGGCTTAGGTCAGATAGAGGAGGAGAATGAGGGGAGTGGATTTAAACCAGTACCTG gaaTGGTGGAAGCCTGCTTTCCAGCAGATACTTGCATAGTGAAAGTTAAAGCTGAACATCCACTGAAccaggaggagggggaagaagataTGAGCGGGACTCAGTTTGTCTGTGAAACTGTAATTCGCTCGCTAACCCTGGATGCTGCACCTGACCATAAGCccccacagaaaaagaaaatcctccaGA ACTCTTTACAAACATCTCAAGACACTTTCAGTTGCAATATGATAAATGAAGAATCTCCTAGGATAAAAACTAATTCCACTTCCAAAAAGGAGGCAAAGATTCATCAGTCGGGGGCAATGACAGAAAATGGTTGTG gGGACCTTGCCCTGTCTGAGAGAGCAAGTCCCTGTAGTGATACCGGCAGTTCTGATGAGGAAGATGATGATAATGATGTTCAAAGCCAAGCCTCTTCTGCTTCATCAGAGGATTATATCATTATCCTCCCGGAGTGCTTTGACACCAGCCGTCCTTTAGGAGAGTCCATGTATAGTTCAGCTCTGTCTCAGCCCAGCTTGGAGAAGGCAGGAGAACCTGAAACAGGGCCAGAGAATCCGGAAGGGGGAAGCCAGTCAGAGATTCAGCGTGTCAGCAATACTCTGACAACCTCACAAACACTGGCTGCGGTGCCACTGACCCCAGAGGCCGCCGACACCTCGCCCCAGACGCGAAG GAATCTTGCATCTCTTCAGAATGGTGTCTTCCAAGAACCAAGCCCATCTGCTTCAGAGAATGTGTCTTCTAGTCCTCATAATCAAATAAGAGAAG aaCCCAGTGGTGAAGACAGTCACAGACCAGGATCTTCTGGATTTCTAAGTAGTAAACAGAAGTGCTCAGAATACCCAAG ATACCCTCAAGGAAGCAGCATTGCAGGAGAACTGGTTAAAGGAGCTTTGTCGGTTGCCGCTTCTGCCTACAAAGCATTGTTTGCTGGACCACCCACTGTAGAACAG CAGCCTGTGGCGACAGAGGAGCACACTGCCACTCTTCTGTCCAGTCTGTGTGAGATGGGATTCTGTGACAGGCAGTTAAACCTACGGCTGCTGAAGAAACACAACAATAACATGGTTCAAGTGGTAACTGAGTTGCTTCAGATCAGTAACAGTGACTGGTACAGCAGCAGGTGCTGA
- the NBR1 gene encoding next to BRCA1 gene 1 protein isoform X2, producing MLGPSGRLLGLRSPPEERGMEPQVNIRVTCCGETQSFLVSDSAHTTWADVEAMVKVSFDLDNIQIKYIDEDNDEVSVNSKGKIHISFPFSLEEYEEALKIAVKQGNQLQMNVYEENSSLKETSYSCSLQLHEKTVTEKLALLKDGKKPLLHYSMLAQGLEEDLKNEKELTIQQKLNPTRTGRTDENPPEWFTSYLETFREQIVKETVEKLEQKLHEKLVHQSQPPDFSESSITAAPPTSESQSGNGNQCDWLISCCNCQARIVGVRYQCSLCPAYNICEQCEAGTYAHDPNHVLLKLRRPVLCIAENYSLAEFSSPLPATLEQVRLQKQMDKRFLKAEKQRLRAEKKQRKAEVRELKKQLKLHRKIHLWNSVHVLETSGSPTLKSESLQPNTFLNPSQPFQAIVPTLSAVFVDENLPDGTHLQPGTKFIKHWRMKNTGNVEWSSDTKLKLMWGNLTLASSEKKDVLVPSLPSGQVGTVSVEFVAPNIEGTYTSHWRLSHRGEQFGPRIWCSIVVDPSPATDYLESNWKDSDSCQKDKASSTKQDASLKTEAGTQLMGEIMEQAEIPLPAIPLKIKNLPSEREFYIPSVDLLTAQDLLSFELLDINIVQELERVPHNTPVDMTPCMSPLPRDSPLLEKPGLGQIEEENEGSGFKPVPGMVEACFPADTCIVKVKAEHPLNQEEGEEDMSGTQFVCETVIRSLTLDAAPDHKPPQKKKILQNSLQTSQDTFSCNMINEESPRIKTNSTSKKEAKIHQSGAMTENGCGDLALSERASPCSDTGSSDEEDDDNDVQSQASSASSEDYIIILPECFDTSRPLGESMYSSALSQPSLEKAGEPETGPENPEGGSQSEIQRVSNTLTTSQTLAAVPLTPEAADTSPQTRRNLASLQNGVFQEPSPSASENVSSSPHNQIREEPSGEDSHRPGSSGFLSSKQKCSEYPRYPQGSSIAGELVKGALSVAASAYKALFAGPPTVEQPVATEEHTATLLSSLCEMGFCDRQLNLRLLKKHNNNMVQVVTELLQISNSDWYSSRC from the exons ATTGCAGTTAAACAAGGAAATCAACTTCAGATGAATGTGTATGAAGAAAACTCTTCTCTGAAAGAAACTTCGTATTCTTGTTCTTTGCAACTACATGAAAAAACTGTGACAGAAAAGTTGGCACTTCTTAAAGATGGGAAGAAACCTCTTTTGCACTATTCCATGCTAGCTCAGGGGTTAGAAGAagacttaaaaaatgaaaaggagttGACAATTCAG caaaagTTAAATCCGACTAGAACAGGAAGAACAGATGAAAATCCTCCAGAATGGTTTACTAGCTACTTGGAAACA ttcaggGAACAAATAGTTAAGGAAACTGTTGAGAAACTGGAGCAGAAGCTGCACGAGAAGCTTGTTCATCAGAGTCAGCCTCCAGATTTTTCTGAGAGCTCTATTACAGCAGCACCTCCAACTTCAGAGAGCCAGTCAGGGAATGGCAACCAGTGCGACTGGCTGATCTCCTGCTGCAACTGCCAGGCCCGAATTGTTGGAGTTCGCTACCAGTGCAG CCTTTGTCCAGCCTACAATATCTGTGAGCAGTGTGAAGCAGGAACATATGCCCACGACCCTAATCACGTCTTGTTAAAGCTCCGAAGACCTGTTCTATGTATTGCTGAGAATTACAGCCTTGCAGAGTTTTCATCTCCCCTGCCTGCTACTCTGGAGCAAGTTAG GCTCCAGAAACAGATGGACAAAAGATTTCTgaaggcagaaaagcaaagattacgagcagagaagaaacagcgAAAGGCAGAGGTCCGAGAactcaaaaagcagctgaaattgCACAGGAAAATTCATCTGTGGAACTCTGTCCATGTACTGGAAACTAGTGGCTCACCTACTCTGAAATCTGAGAGTCTTCAACCTAATACCTTCCT GAATCCTAGTCAACCCTTCCAAGCAATTGTCCCAACACTAAGTGCGGTGTTTGTGGATGAGAACTTGCCAGATGGGACTCACTTGCAACCAGGAACAAAATTTATCAAACACTGGCGAATGAAGAATACTGGCAATGTGGAATGGAGCTCAGACACAAAG CTGAAACTTATGTGGGGAAATCTGACCTTggcttcttctgaaaaaaaagatgtgttaGTGCCATCCCTTCCATCAGGACAAGTAGGAACTGTCTCAGTTGAGTTTGTAGCTCCTAATATAGAAGGAACTTACACCTCTCACTGGAGACTGTCACACAGAGGGGAGCAGTTTGGACCCAGGATCTGGTGCAGTATTGTTGTGGATCCCTCCCCAGCTACTGACTATCTAGAAAGCAATTGGAAGGATTCTGACTCCTGTCAGAAGGACAAAGCTTCCAGCACCAAACAG gaTGCTTCCTTAAAGACAGAAGCAGGTACTCAACTGATGGGTGAAATCATGGAGCAGGCTGAAATACCTCTGCCAGCTATTCCTTTAAAGATCAAAAATCTGCCAAGTGAGAGAGAATTTTATATCCCATCTGTTGATCTCCTCACGGCACAG GATTTGCTGTCTTTTGAGCTGTTGGACATCAATATTGTGCAGGAGTTGGAGCGGGTGCCACACAATACTCCTGTTG ACATGACCCCGTGCATGTCCCCTTTGCCACGTGATAGCCCCTTGTTGGAGAAACCTGGCTTAGGTCAGATAGAGGAGGAGAATGAGGGGAGTGGATTTAAACCAGTACCTG gaaTGGTGGAAGCCTGCTTTCCAGCAGATACTTGCATAGTGAAAGTTAAAGCTGAACATCCACTGAAccaggaggagggggaagaagataTGAGCGGGACTCAGTTTGTCTGTGAAACTGTAATTCGCTCGCTAACCCTGGATGCTGCACCTGACCATAAGCccccacagaaaaagaaaatcctccaGA ACTCTTTACAAACATCTCAAGACACTTTCAGTTGCAATATGATAAATGAAGAATCTCCTAGGATAAAAACTAATTCCACTTCCAAAAAGGAGGCAAAGATTCATCAGTCGGGGGCAATGACAGAAAATGGTTGTG gGGACCTTGCCCTGTCTGAGAGAGCAAGTCCCTGTAGTGATACCGGCAGTTCTGATGAGGAAGATGATGATAATGATGTTCAAAGCCAAGCCTCTTCTGCTTCATCAGAGGATTATATCATTATCCTCCCGGAGTGCTTTGACACCAGCCGTCCTTTAGGAGAGTCCATGTATAGTTCAGCTCTGTCTCAGCCCAGCTTGGAGAAGGCAGGAGAACCTGAAACAGGGCCAGAGAATCCGGAAGGGGGAAGCCAGTCAGAGATTCAGCGTGTCAGCAATACTCTGACAACCTCACAAACACTGGCTGCGGTGCCACTGACCCCAGAGGCCGCCGACACCTCGCCCCAGACGCGAAG GAATCTTGCATCTCTTCAGAATGGTGTCTTCCAAGAACCAAGCCCATCTGCTTCAGAGAATGTGTCTTCTAGTCCTCATAATCAAATAAGAGAAG aaCCCAGTGGTGAAGACAGTCACAGACCAGGATCTTCTGGATTTCTAAGTAGTAAACAGAAGTGCTCAGAATACCCAAG ATACCCTCAAGGAAGCAGCATTGCAGGAGAACTGGTTAAAGGAGCTTTGTCGGTTGCCGCTTCTGCCTACAAAGCATTGTTTGCTGGACCACCCACTGTAGAACAG CCTGTGGCGACAGAGGAGCACACTGCCACTCTTCTGTCCAGTCTGTGTGAGATGGGATTCTGTGACAGGCAGTTAAACCTACGGCTGCTGAAGAAACACAACAATAACATGGTTCAAGTGGTAACTGAGTTGCTTCAGATCAGTAACAGTGACTGGTACAGCAGCAGGTGCTGA